A genomic region of Geothrix edaphica contains the following coding sequences:
- the rpsT gene encoding 30S ribosomal protein S20: MANHKSAAKKARRDAEARLRNRSNRSTLKSAVKGFLALIAGGKKDEAAKALPLTQGLVDKACRKGVMHKNAADRTKSRLADKVNKLA, encoded by the coding sequence ATGGCCAACCACAAGTCCGCCGCCAAGAAGGCCCGCCGCGATGCCGAGGCCCGCCTCCGCAACCGCAGCAACCGTTCGACCCTGAAGTCCGCCGTCAAGGGCTTCCTGGCCCTGATTGCCGGTGGCAAGAAGGACGAGGCCGCCAAGGCACTGCCCCTGACCCAGGGCCTGGTCGACAAGGCCTGCCGCAAGGGCGTGATGCACAAGAACGCCGCCGACCGGACCAAGTCCCGCCTGGCCGATAAAGTGAACAAGCTGGCTTAA